In the genome of Magnolia sinica isolate HGM2019 chromosome 2, MsV1, whole genome shotgun sequence, one region contains:
- the LOC131236995 gene encoding glutamate receptor 3.3: protein MRLVWFLGCLAFCSGVFPIGVSRHVSSRPPFVNIGAIFTFNSTIGRVAKIAIEAAVDDINSNSSVLGGSKLVINMQDSNCSGFLGMFEALQFMETDIVAMVGPQSSVIAHVISHVANELQVPLLSFAATDPTLSSLQYPFFVRMTQSDLFQMSAIAELLDFYRWKNVIAVYIDNDYGRNGVSALGDKLAERRCKISYKAALPPGVTSDEIMNILVKVLMMESRIIVLHANLDSGLAVLSVAHYLGLMGNGYVWIATDWLSSVLDTSRPLAWETMESMQGILTLRQHTADSGRKRDFVSRWSKLTGKKKSDSLGLNAYGLYAYDTIWTIAHAINTFFNEGGTISFSNDPRLHDPEGASLNLEAMNIFDGGKLLLKTILQTDQMGITGPIRFDADGFLIHPAYDIINVVGTGIRNIGYWSNYSGLSIVTPETLYSKPPNRSSSNQQLKNVIWPGDMVAIPRGWVFPSNGNELRIGIPNRVSYRDFVSQVRGRDMVKGFCIDVFMAAVNLLPYAVRYRFIPYGDGQKNPSYTGLVNMITSNAFDAAVGDIAIVTNRTRIADFTQPYIESGLVIVAPVKKLNSNEWAFLRPFTLQMWCVTGAFFIVIGIVVWILEHRVNEDFRGPPRKEIITILWFSFSTLFFAHKENIVSALARAILVLWLFVVLIIQSSYTASLTSILTVQQLSSSITGIDSLKASNEPIGFQVGSFIENYLIEELGIPKSRLVSLGTPEEYAAALQRGPKHGGVAAVVDELPYIELFLSTNCKFRIAGQLFTKGGWGFAFPRDSPLAVDMSTAILQLSENGDLQRIHDKWLIRSGCSLQSTEIESNTFHLKSFRGLFLICAVVCLLSLIIFFIRVIRQFIWHFRDEPNTLDQGRSGSGRLKKFLSFLNEKEKNGDEQIE, encoded by the exons atgaGACTGGTTTGGTTTCTTGGGTGTTTGGCTTTCTGTTCTGGAGTGTTTCCAATTGGGGTCAGTAGGCATGTTTCTTCCAGGCCTCCTTTTGTTAACATTGGAGCTATTTTCACATTCAACTCTACGATTGGGAGAGTTGCGAAGATAGCCATTGAGGCGGCGGTGGATGACATTAACTCCAATTCCAGCGTTCTTGGCGGATCAAAGCTGGTCATTAACATGCAGGACTCCAACTGCAGCGGCTTTCTTGGCATGTTCGAAG CTCTACAGTTCATGGAGACTGATATTGTAGCAATGGTCGGTCCACAGTCTTCTGTAATTGCCCATGTGATTTCACATGTTGCAAATGAACTCCAAGTTCCTCTACTGTCATTTGCAGCTACGGACCCCACCCTATCTTCACTTCAGTACCCATTTTTTGTACGGATGACTCAGAGCGATCTGTTTCAGATGTCTGCGATAGCTGAATTGCTCGATTTTTATCGTTGGAAAAATGTGATTGCAGTCTATATCGACAATGATTATGGGAGAAATGGGGTATCTGCACTAGGTGATAAACTCGCTGAGAGACGATGTAAGATTTCTTACAAGGCTGCGCTGCCCCCCGGAGTGACTAGCGATGAAATCATGAATATACTAGTTAAGGTGTTAATGATGGAATCCCGCATTATCGTCCTGCATGCAAATCTGGATTCAGGCCTGGCGGTTCTCTCTGTGGCCCACTATCTTGGCTTGATGGGGAACGGGTATGTGTGGATAGCTACGGATTGGCTCTCTTCTGTTTTAGATACTTCTAGGCCACTTGCTTGGGAAACCATGGAATCAATGCAAGGAATTCTAACTTTGCGTCaacatacagcagattcgggaagaaAAAGAGATTTTGTTTCTAGGTGGAGTAAGTTAACTGGTAAAAAGAAGTCTGACTCCTTGGGTTTGAATGCTTATGGCTTGTATGCTTACGATACCATATGGACAATTGCTCACGCGATCAACACTTTCTTCAATGAGGGTGGGACCATATCGTTTTCCAACGATCCAAGGCTACATGATCCAGAGGGTGCATCCTTGAACCTGGAAGCAATGAACATCTTTGATGGGGGGAAGCTCTTGCTGAAGACTATATTGCAGACCGATCAGATGGGTATAACTGGACCTATTCGGTTTGATGCTGATGGGTTCCTCATTCATCCTGCCTATGACATCATTAATGTAGTTGGGACAGGTATTCGGAACATTGGTTACTGGTCTAACTATTCCGGATTATCGATTGTAACCCCCGAAACACTTTACTCGAAGCCGCCTAACCGTTCGAGTTCGAACCAACAACTCAAGAATGTCATTTGGCCGGGGGATATGGTTGCGATACCTCGTGGGTGGGTGTTCCCTAGCAATGGAAACGAGTTGAGAATTGGCATACCCAATAGAGTTAGTTACCGGGACTTTGTTTCTCAAGTGAGGGGTAGAGACATGGTGAAGGGGTTCTGCATAGATGTGTTTATGGCTGCTGTAAACCTATTGCCATATGCTGTTCGGTATAGATTCATCCCTTACGGAGATGGCCAGAAGAACCCGAGCTACACTGGGCTTGTGAATATGATCACATCGAAT GCCTTTGATGCAGCTGTAGGTGACATTGCCATTGTTACAAATCGAACGAGGATCGCGGATTTTACTCAGCCATATATTGAGTCTGGGCTTGTGATAGTGGCCCCTGTCAAGAAGTTGAACTCGAATGAGTGGGCCTTCCTGCGGCCGTTTACACTACAGATGTGGTGCGTGACAGGGGCATTCTTCATTGTCATAGGAATAGTTGTGTGGATTCTTGAGCACAGGGTGAATGAAGATTTCCGCGGTCCACCTAGAAAGGAAATTATCACCATTTTATG GTTTAGCTTCTCAACTTTGTTTTTCGCCCACA AAGAGAACATTGTTAGCGCACTGGCCCGCGCTATACTGGTCCTATGGTTGTTCGTGGTCTTGATAATTCAATCGAGCTACACTGCAAGCCTGACCTCGATCCTCACAGTTCAACAGCTCTCATCGTCTATCACAGGAATTGACAGCTTGAAAGCAAGCAATGAGCCAATTGGATTTCAAGTTGGCTCCTTCATCGAGAACTATTTGATTGAGGAACTAGGCATTCCCAAGTCTAGGCTCGTCTCTCTTGGCACACCAGAAGAGTATGCTGCGGCCCTCCAACGCGGGCCCAAACACGGGGGTGTTGCTGCTGTGGTCGATGAGCTCCCATACATAGAACTCTTCCTCTCGACTAACTGCAAGTTCAGAATCGCAGGCCAGTTGTTTACAAAAGGCGGGTGGGGATTT GCATTCCCACGAGACTCTCCCTTAGCTGTTGACATGTCAACAGCCATCTTACAACTATCAGAGAATGGTGATCTCCAAAGAATCCATGATAAGTGGCTGATCAGAAGCGGGTGCAGTTTACAAAGCACTGAGATTGAATCGAATACGTTCCATCTAAAGAGCTTCCGGGGTCTCTTTCTCATATGCGCAGTTGTGTGCTTACTCTCCCTCATCATATTCTTCATTCGTGTGATCCGCCAATTCATCTGGCATTTTCGTGATGAACCCAATACTTTGGACCAAGGGAGGTCAGGATCCGGCCGCCTTAAAAAATTCCTATCATTtttgaatgaaaaggaaaaaaatggtgACGAGCAGATTGAATAG